The genomic segment TTCGATCGGTAACCACATTCCCCTATTAAGGGGAGCAGTCACTGTAGGGATGAATAGCAGCGCGGCCGTCATGCCGCCTAAGAGTAAAGGCTTTACGGGACCGCCAAATGCTTCGTCGGGAGACCCCAGCCAGCCGACAATTACTCTCTTAATCTTCCCGACAAGCAGTAGATAAATTGCCATGGCCACGCCAAGGATAGCGGTATACCACCTCCCGAAGGGATCCATAGGTAGATAGAATACTGCTAGAGCAACTGCGAGAACCGTCAAGAGCGCCCAAACTGAGCGGACTCCGAAAGCGACTGAACGAGCGACAGTCCCTCTTGCCACGAGTGCGGCGAGAGCAAAGACTATATAGAGCGGCAAGGTGTCGAGCACTGCGACGAAAACCATAGGGACCAGATCTAGATTTTGTAAAAGTGCCAAATAAGTCAGCCGGTCGCCACCAGCTGCACGGGTAATCGCAATAGCCGCCATCAGGAACGGCAATATCGCCAGCCCGACAGGAATCAAAGCCGGCAGATACTTTTCCGCTGGCGAGGCCGAGGGAATCTCTATCGCGTTAGGCCGCTTCCTTCGAATCCGACTTTGAAGATGTTGCGGCGACATGGCAGCACGCGTCCGTTTCTTGGCCGTCCTCACGCAATAGACGCTACGTTGCCTCTGCAAGCCGAGAAAAATTCATAGGCTGGCGGGCCGGGAAGTGCGTGGTTCAGCGTTGATCAAAAATGGCACGGCCGGCCTCAAGCTGCCGGGCACGGACAGTGGCTCGCAGGAGGGTAGCCTGCTCACGCCTGTCGCTCCCGTGGTGAAGTCGGTCATGACAGGTCCCACAAACCGCTCCGATCCAGTCTGTGAGATCGATGTCTGGGTCGATGTGATGCGCCTGAAAGTGTGGGCGACCAAAGTCGTCCAACCATCCTGGGGCCACGCCACAGGACTCGCAGGCCCCTCCATTGTCGATCGCTCGCTGGAGGACGTACGCCGTAAGGACGGGGTCTGAGACCCGTCGATCTCGGCTGGTCTTGGTTGCACGCCTCCTTTTACCGCCGGTCTTGTCGGTCCGGGCCGCAATCAACGCCCAAAGTTCGGCTTCTGTTGGGGGCGCCGGCGGCGTGAGTTGCGGACGCTCCGGCATTGGCTGCGAGATCAGCTCTTGCGTGATCCGCAGGAAGCGGAAGCGAATGTCGTCGCGCAAGTTCTGTTCCTTGTCGCGGCTAATGCCCGCGATGACCTCCATGACGGTAAATTCGCCGAGGTGTAGCCAGTGAGAGCCGGTCCGCTTGACCTTGTAGAAAACGGGCACAGGCCTCGCCTGCTCATGACACTCCTTCAGCTGCCAGTTGCCGCCGGTATAGGTCATAGGCCCCGTACTACCTTCGCCCGAGTAGACGAATTCGTCAGGCTCTTTGATCCACCGGTTGGCGTAGAGGCCGCGGAAGGGGTTCCAGAACACGCAAAGGTCGGCGCCTACGGTGGTGATACCGGCGGTGGCGTTCCCCGGCGGCAGACCGGCGAGTTTAGCCGCAGCATGGATCTCGGCGCGGTCGTAAACCTTGTTTGGGACGTAGCCACTCATGCCGGTCATGATGACCTAGGGGTACGACAGGTGCGGCGGCGCCGGCTGAGGTAAATACCGGCGAGCCGTAAGTTATCCACAGGCGCCGCTGCGCTCCTGTGGACGTGCGACGCTGCTGTGGTCGGCGAGGACACTCCCTCGCGCACGCCGGCCACGGCCGTGAGCAGGTGGGGCGTGGCGAGTAGCAGCGCCACCGACACGATCCAGGGCGGCCGCTCGCCGCTACGGCGGGCGGCCCTCCGTCACCCTTGTCACTGCTGTCACTCCGACGCGTCAGAGCTGCGGAAACGCGGAGTGATACGGCACTAGCAGCTGTCACTATTCTCTCGTACAGGCGTTCGACTAATCTCTTGGAATGGCGGTTGTTGGTCGGTGGTGGAACGGCGTCTGGGGTCGGATCGGCCGGCGGGACGTGTGGCTCTCGGTCAGCTTCCGGGTCACGGCCCGTCAGGGCGGCTCAGAGGGCGGCAGAGTGCTCTCGTGGGATTTCGCCACGGAAGACGCCGCACGGGCGATGGTGGACCGTCTCCGGGCCGCTGAAGGGCCGGGCGAGTGGCGCGAGCTGACTCTGGGACGCGCCGCCTCGGCGCCGGCCGATGAGGCTCCGAAGGACGGCTGAAACACCGAGGGGCTGGCATCTCCTCCCCCATACGTCCCCCGCCAACGCCCGCCCCCGGTGTTTCAGCAGGTCAAAGATGGTGCGCGCCGTGGACTGTAAATCCGTCGCGAAAGCTTCGAAGGTTCGAATCCTTCACCCGCCACCAGGCGCACGAAAGGCCCTCGACTCCGGTCGGGGGCCTTTTCTCATCCCAGCCTGCGCTCGATCTCCTGCCGCAGGTCGGCGGGCAGGGCCTCGGCCACCAGCAGGCGGGCCAGTTCCTCCTTGCGGTGCATGTAGATGTCGAAGGCCTCCGAGACACCGATGCTCTCCGCCGGGCGGTGCACGATCTCGATCGGGTCACCCGTGCGCAGCGGGCCCGGCGTGATCACCCGCAGGTAGGTGCCCGTACGGGCCTCCCGCGCGAACCGCTTGAGCCACTGCTTCTCGCCCATCTTGACTGCGAACGTCGCGCACGGAATTCGCCCGAACGTGGTCTGCAGCTCGAGCACGTCGCCGATCCGCCAGACCTCGCCGATCCGGGTCTCGTTGAGGTCGAGCCCGACGGTGGTCATGTTCTCGCCGAACATGCCGGGCGGCAGTGTGCGGCCCAGCGACTCCTGCCACCAGTCGTAGTCCTCGCGGGAGTAGGCGTACACGGCCTGGTCGTTCCCGCCGTGGTTCTTGACGTCGCCGATCGGGTCGCCGACCACTCCGCTGTGCAGGCCGGTCGTTTTCGGCCCGGGTGCGCGCACGTCCACGGCGTGCTCCACCGGCAGCTTGTCGATGCCGGTCAGGCCGCCGTTGCGCTTGGCCGGGTTGGGCCGGGCGACACCGACGTTCACCGAAAGCACCTTGCCGTCTGTCATCTCGTGAACTCCACGATCACTCGATCCTCGACCGGGCGGAAGCCGAGCCGCTGATACAAAGCATTACTGGTCGGGTTGGCCAAGTCTGTGTTGAGCACGACATCGCGCGCACCGGAGTCGAGGGCCGTCTGCGCCGCCACCACGGTCACCGCCCCGGCGTAGCCCCGCCCACGACGTACGGGCGGGGTGTAGACGATCTGCACGCGCACCATGCCGGCCTCGGGATGCGACGTCATCGCCATCGCCATCGGCTGCCCGCCGTCCTCCCAGAGCAGAATTCCCCCGTACGCCAGCCGGTCGTCGATCGCCGCGAGCGGATCACCCGGCCGACGCTCACCGATCTCGTCGTGAAACGCGAGCAGCCAGCCCTGCAGCAGCGAGCGGTCGTCCGGCCCCGCGTAGCGGGCGTGCCCGGGCGGCGGCTCGGCCGGGAAGATCAGTGACTCCAGCCGGTAGAGCCGGGTCCGCCGGACGACCTGGGTGCGCACTCCGGCGCGGCTGCGCCAGCCCGCGGCGAACCCGTCGACGGCGTCCGCGGGCAGGTTCGCGCCGGGCAGGTGACGGCCGCTGAGGGCCAGCACCGCCGCCGGCACTGCCCGCGGTGGCAGCTCGCTGAACATCATCGGGTGCGGCGGGGTCTGCATCAGCACCCCCGACACCTGCCCGGCCGGGGTGCTCCACCAGCCGAGGACCGGTTCGGCCGGCCCGTACGCGTAGGGGCCGCGCCGTTGCAGCGTGGCCAGCACGGTCAGCAGCGTGGTGTGCTCGATCGGGCGGGAGCGCAGGAAATCGCCGGCGGTGGCGGCGAAGGTCTCGACGTCGTCGGTCAGCTGCCAGCTCATAGAGCGATCATGTCGTCGCTACGCGTGAGCGCGCGACCCCGTGCTGCCTAAAGCCCCCAAGCCTTCGCTATTCGGGCAAGAGTGTCCTGTCTGGTCGCCGGGTCGTAGACCGTGCCCGCCAGCATGAGCTCGCGGGCGCCCGTGCGTTCGACCAGCGCGTCGAGACCGGCCACGACCTCTTCCGCCGTGCCCGCGTACTGCGTGCCGGGCAAAGACGGGTCGAGATCGGTGGCGTTCTCGGGGGCGACGATCGGGCCGAGCCGGCCGCCGGTGCGCAGGCTCTGCACCATGACCCGGCTGGGGCCGGCCAGGAACTGCGCTTCCGCCGTCGTCCCGGCCGCGATCACCGAGGCGCTGACCATGGGGTACGGCTCGGGGAAGCGCGGTGACGGCTGGAAACCGGCCCGGTAGAGCTGCAGGGCCGTGTCCACGTCGGAGCCCATCGCGAAGTGATACGCATAACAGAAAGGAAGTCCGAGGGCGGCCGCGACCTGTGCCCCGTACGTCGAGGAGCCCAACATCCAGACCTCCGGATGACTTTCGGCGACCGGGGTGGCGCGCAGCCGGGCCGCCGGGCCGGGATCGATCCGGTCGTCGCCGAGAAGGGCCAGCACCGTGCGCAGATGGTCGGGGAACTGTTCGACCGTCAGATAGGGGGAGACACCCCGCAAAGCGGCCGCGGTCGCCTGGTCCGTCCCGGGCGCTCGGCCGATACCGAGGTCGATACGTCCCGGATGCAGCGCTTCGAGAATGGCGAACTGCTCGGCCACCACGAACGGCATGTGATTGGGCAGCATCACGCCACCCGACCCGACCCGGATCGTTCTGGTTTGTGCGGCCACCGAAGCGATCAGGACGGGAGGCGCCGTCGAAGCGACGGCAGGCATGTTGTGGTGCTCTGCTACCCAGAACCTTCGGTACCCGAGCTCGTCAGCGGTGCGTGCGATCGCGATCGTGCCCCGCAAGGCATCGGCGCTGGAGTGCCCTTCACGGACCGTGGCCAGGTCAAGAACGGACAGTGGAACACGTTCGATCAAGGTCACATTTCGACCCTAGCGCGAGCCGGTTCACCTCGACCCTGGCCCGCCTACTGAGTATCTTGTGCGGCGACCATGAATTATTCAGTCCATACCCCCATCGTCGGCCAGCGGCCCCCGTCCTCGACCGAGGACACCCAGGGCACCGGGACTCCCCCGGCGCCGCCGCGCGCTCAGGGCCCGCACATCGGGTTCCGGCCGGACATCGAGGGCCTGCGGGCCATCGCGGTGGTGCTCGTGGTGCTCAGCCACGCGGGCATCAGCACCTTCGCCGGCGGCTACGTCGGTGTGGACGTGTTCTTCGTCATCTCCGGCTTCCTCATCACGACGCTGCTGCTCAAGGAGCTGGGCAAGACGGGCACGATCTCGCTGCCCGGCTTCTACGCCCGGCGCGCGATCCGGCTGCTCCCGGTCTCGACGGTGGTGCTGGTGGCCACGGTCGTCGCGGCGTGGCTCTGGCTGCCCGCCACCCGGTTCAAGTCGATCTCGCTGGACGCGCTGTTCAGCACGTTCTACGGGATCAACTGGCGGCTCGCGTACGAGGGGACCGACTACCTCAACGCCACTGCCGCGCCCTCACCGCTGCAGCACCTGTGGTCGCTCGCGGTCGAGGAGCAGTTCTATCTGGTCTGGCCGCTGCTGCTGCTCGCGGTCTGGGCCGGGCGCCGGGCCCACCGGCGGGCCCTGTTCGCGCTGAGCGCCCTGGTCGTGGTCTCGCTCGTGGTCAGCGTGCAGCAGACGACCAGCGCCGCGCCGTGGGCCTACTTCGGTTCCCACACCCGCGCCTGGGAGCTGGGGATCGGCGCGCTGGTCGCGGTCGGTGCCGGTTTCCTCCGCCGTACGCCGAAAGCGCTGGCCGCCGTGCTGACGTGGGGCGGCCTCGTGGCCGTCGTCATCGCCGCCGTGACCTTCGACGAGGCGACCGCGTTCCCGGGCTACCACGCCCTGCTGCCCGTGCTCGGCACCGCCGCGGTGATCGCCGGTGGCACGAGCGCCGAGGGCTGGGGCGCCGGCAAACTGATCGGCACCGGCCCCTTCCGGTTCATCGGCAAGCTGTCGTACGGCTGGTATCTGTGGCACTGGCCGGTCCTGATGATCTGGCCGGCCGCGTTCTCGCGCGACCCCGGCATCAAGAGCAATCTGGTCTTCGCGGTGGCCGCGCTCGGCCTGGCCTGGGTGACCTACCACACGGTGGAAAATCCGGTCCGGATGCGGCCTGCCCTGCGCAGCCGCGCCCGCAACGGCCTGGCGCTGGGCCTGGTCCTGTCGGCCTCGGCGGCGCTCTTCGCGCTGATCATCGGCCAGTTCACGCCGCCGCTGCCGGCCGGCCCGGCCGCCCCCGACACCACTGCCGAGGTGGCCGCCGCGGCCGACCCCCAGGCCCGGATCACCGAGCTGATCACGAGCTCGCTCGGCGGCGAGAAGCTGCCCAAGAACCTGACCCCGAAGGTCACCGACGCCGGGGCGCAGAGCCCGCAGATCTACGACGACCAGTGCCACTTCAACTACACCCAGGTCGAGCAGAACCGGGAATGCGTCTACGGCGACCCGGCCGGCGCCAAGACGATGTATCTGATCGGCGACTCGCACGCCGCCCACTGGTTCCCGGCGGTCGACGACACCGCCAAGAACAACGGCTGGAAGCTGGTCGCGCTGACCAAGGCGGCCTGCCAGCTGCCCCAGGTGCTGACCTACAACTCGGCCCTCAAGCGCAACTACACCGAGTGTGTGACCTGGCGTGACCAGATCGTCCAGCGGGTTGCCGACGCGAAGCCCGACCTGCTCGTGATGGCCTCCAACGACCTCGACAACGGCGGCATCGTCGGGGAGGACGGCCAGCTCATCGCGCGCACCGGCGCGCAGGACGACCCGGTCTGGGTCGCCCGCTGGAAGCAGACCTGGGCCAAGTTCGACGGCATCCCCAAGGTGCTGCTGCAGGACACGCCGTGGCCGGCCGGGGACGCGCCCGAGTGCGCCGCCGAGAACGCGCGCCGCCTGGCCAAGTGCGACCGGCCGCTGACCAAGGCGATCGCCGAGAAGAACCGCCGCGAGTTGGTGGCCGAGGCGGCCCGCACGGCCGGCATCCGCGTGATCGACCCGACGCCGTGGTTCTGCGACGCGACGAAGTGCCCGATCGTGGTCGGCAACGTGCTGGTCTACAAGGACAACAGCCACATGACGCTGGCCTACGCCCACGCGATCTCGCCGCTGCTCGACGAGGCGCTCTTCCCCCGGAAGTAAGTCAGTGCCGCTGCTGGTGGCGGATGACCTGGACGCCGACGGTCACCGCGGCCAGCGCCGCGCCGGGCACCGCCATCCAGACCGGCCAGGGGTAGATCGCATCGTCGGCGCCCGCCGCGACGAGGGCGAAGACCACCAGGTTGACCACCGTCAGCGACGCCCAAATGGTCCACAGCACCAGCATCGCGACCGGCATGCGGCGGGCGGCCCGGCGCTGCTCGGCCTCGTGCCGGGCCCGCACCTCGCTCGCGCTCAGACCGGGGCGGGGCAGATCGGTCAGGAGCATCAGCAGCTCCTGGTAGGTCTTGGACGAATAGGCCAGGGCCACCCGCTCGTCGTACTCGTGCAGGGTCAGCCGGCCCTCGTCGAGCGCCGTCTTGAGCTGTTCGGCGACCTTCTGACGATCGGTGTCGGCGGCTCGCATCGTCTCGATGTCGGCCCGGACCTCTTTCGCCATCGGTCGCTCCTTTACGCACCCCCGTCGATCGGGTCAGGCTATCCGAGCGGCACGAACAGTCGGCAGGGGGGAAAACCATGAGATTGCGCCTCGAGAACGCCGGTCCGGCAACCTACGCCGAGGTGGTCGCGCGCAACCGCGCGTCGTACGGGGAGACCGAGGCGGCCCGGCGCGACGCCCATCCCAAATCGGCCTGGAAGGTCGACGAGCGGGCCGCCTTCCTCGACCGGCTGCGCGCCGCCGGCGCCCGCACGCTGCTCGAGATCGGCTCCGGCACCGGGCAGGACAGCGTGTTCTTCCAGCAGGAGGGGCTCGACGTCACGGCGATCGACGTGTCCCCGGCCATGGTGGAGAAGACCACGGCCAAAGGCATCAAGGCCCTCGTCCGCGACCTGATGGCGCTCGACCTCCCCGCCGAGTCGTTCGATGCGGCCTACTCGCTCAACACGCTGCTCCACGTGCCCAACTCCGACCTGGACGCGGCGCTGCGGGCGATCCGGGCCGTGCTCGTCCCCGGCGGACTCTTCTATCTGGGCGTCTTCGGCGGCGACCAGGAGGAGGGCGTCGCCTCCGACGACCAGCACGTGCCGGCCCGGTTCTTCTCGTTCCGGTCGGACCGGCAGCTGCTGGAGTACGCCCGGGAGGTCTTCGAAGTGCTCGACTTCCACGTCTACGACGACCGGGCCGGCGTCCGCTTCCAGGCCCTGACCTTGGTCAAGCCGCTCTAGCGGCCCAGGGCCTCGCTCAGGCGGGCCGTGGCCCGGCGGTCGGCGCGGGCGATCGAGCCGTGCGGGACGGCCGCCACCAGCGCGGCCACCATGAGGACGGCCGCGTTGAGGGCGAACGCCCAGCCCAGGCCGCCCGGCTGGTCGACGATCGCGCCGGCTGTCGCTCCGCCGGCGGCGCTGCCGGCCACCGAGACGGTAACGACCCAGGTGTACGCCTCGTTCAACATCGCCGGCGGGGTGAGCCGGCCGACCAGGTTGGTCTCGACGGTCAGGGCCGGTGCGATCACGGCGCCGCCGAGCACCAGGGCCACGCCCAGCCAGAGCGGGCTCGGCATGAAGGCCAGCACCAGGAAGCTCAGCGAGACCGCACCCAGCAGCCAGGCGAACTGCCGGGGCAGCTCCATGGCCGGGCGCCGGGTGCCGAACCAGATGCCACCGATCGCGCTGCCCACGCCCCAGATGCCCAGCAGGACACCGCCCAGGCCGTCGCCGCCGCCGTGCTGGCTGGCGTAGGCGGGGACGATGACGCCGGCCGCGCCGAACCCGATGCCGAGCGCGATCACGCAGACCAGCAGGGCCGGGAAACCCGACACCTTGAGCGGGCCCAGCCCGCGGGCCGCGTCGTCGCTCTCGGCCCGGTGACGGCGGCGCATGACCGGCAACCGCGAGATCCACAGGGTGCCGAGCAGGGTCGCCACCGCCGCCCCCAGCAGGGCCGCGGCCGGGCTGGTGACCACCACGAACGCCGCCACCAGGATCGGGCCGAGCACGAAGACCAGCTCGAACAGCGAGGTCTCGGCGGCGATGGCGGCCCCCCGCAGGTGATGCTGCCCGCTGCCGGGCTCGGTCATGTCGGTCCACGCACGCCGGATGGCCGCGCTGAGCGGCGGATAGGTGGCCCCCGCGAAGGCCGCGATCACAAAGATCCAGGGCAGCACCCCGGCACCGCCCCGGCTGGTCAGCACGAGGGCGACCAGCGCGAGCGGATGCAGGACGGCGGTGGTGGCCAGGATCGGCGCCGGGCCGATCCGGTCGGCCAGCCGGCCCGCGACGGGGCTCAGGGCCGCGCCCGCGAGCGCGTAGACGCCGCCGGCCAGACCGGCCGCCGCGTAGCTGCCGGTCGCCTGCTGCACGAGCAGGAGCAGGGCCAGCGGGGTCATGCCGATGCCGAGCCGGGCCAGGATGCCCACGCTGAGCAGGACCCGCCCGCCCGGCAGCTGCCAAACGCCCAGATACTGACGCAACGCGGTCACGGTGTCCGCCTCCCCCATCATTCGGTAACGCTTGTTACGGCTCCCCGACCCTAACGCCGGAGGCCCGCACAACACGACCGAAATATGGGGGGTGGTGTCCGGAAACACAGGAGGGGCCGCTCGAAGGTGAGCAGCCCCTCCTGATTGGACGGATCAGCGAACGTACTGGATGGCTCCGGCCTGCTGACGCAGCCGGGCGACACGCTCCTCCATCGGCGGGTGCGTCGAGAAGAGCTTGGCCAGGCCGCCGCCGCGGAACGGGTTGGCGATCATCAGGTGGGCCGCGCTGGTGAGCCGGTTGTCGGCCGGCAGGGGCAGCCGCTGCGCGCCGTACTGGATCTTCTCGAGGGCACTGGCCAGGGCCAGCGGGTCACGGGTCAGCGTGGCGCCGTCCGCGTCCGCCTGGAACTCGCGGTTGCGGCTGATCGCCAGCTGGATGACCGACGCGGCCAGCGGGCCGAGGATGAGCATGAGCAACAGGGACGCCGGGTTGGGGCTGTCCTCGTCGTCCGACCCGCCGAGCGGCAGGAAGATCGCCAGCTGGGCGAACATCGTGATGATGCCGGCCAGGGCGCCGGCCACGCTCGAAATGAGAATGTCGCGGTTGTAGACGTGCGACAGCTCGTGCCCGATCACCGCACGCAGCTCACGCGGGCTGAGCAGGCGGACGATCCCCTCGGTCACGGCCACCGCCGCGTGCTGCGGGTTGCGCCCGGTCGCGAACGCGTTGGGCTGCGGCGTGGGCGACACGTAAAGCCGGGGCATCGGCTGCCGGGCGGCCTGCGAGAGCTCACGCACCATCGCGTAGAGCTCGGGGAACTGGGCCTCGCTGACCGGCTGCGCACGCATCGCCCGCAGGGCCAGCTTGTCCGAGAAGAAGTAGGTGCCGGCGTTCATGGCCAGCGAGATGAGAACCGCGAAGACCAGACCGCCACTGCCGCCGAGCCAATAGCCGGCGCCCAGGATGAGAGCGGTCAGCAGACCCAGCAGAGCGGCCGTCTTGAGGCCGTTGTGATGGCTGTGCAACAGGGACTCCTTAACCAGGTGACCCGGTAGGGCCACGCACTCTGAAGAACGTCGCTCACCTGGCTGTTCATCCCGGTCAGGCTGTGAGTTGGCTGAACCCGTACGGTGCTCATGTGCGCATGTGGCCCCTCTACGCGGCAGGCTTCACGACCGCCTTCGGCGCTCACGCCATCGCGGCCAACCTGGGCGGCGCCACCTCGCTGATCATGCTGGGTGCGCTGCTGGCCCTCTACGACGGCGCCGAGGTGCTGCTCAAGCCGATCTTCGGCAGCCTGGCCGACCGCATCGGCCTGCGCCCGGTGCTGCTCGGCGGCCTGGTCGCGTTCGCCGCGGCCTCGGCCGTCTACGTGCTCGCCGACGACCCCGGCTGGCTGTGGGCGGCCCGGCTCGGTCAGGGCGCGGCCGCCTCGGCGTTCTCCCCGTCGGCGTCCGCGCTGGTGGCCCGGCTCAACCCGGCCGCCAAGCACGGGCGTGCGTTCGGCTCGTACGGGTTCTACAAGTCGATCGGCTACACGCTGGGCCCGCTGCTCGGCGCCGTGCTGGTCTGGGCGGGCGGCCTGTGGCTGCTGTTCCTGGTCATGACGGTGATGGGCGTCGCGGTGGCGATCTGGGCCGCCGTGGCGGTGCCCTCGGTGCCGCCCCTGCCCAAGACCCGCCAGACGGTGGTCGACCTGGCCCGCCGGCTGGCCGACCCCGCCTTCCTGGGCCCGACGAGCGCGCTGGCCGCCGCGACCGCCGCCCTGTCGGTGGCCGTCGGCTTCCTGCCCGTGCTGGGCCGCGAGGCCGGTCTGGGTGTGATCGCCACCGGCGCCGCGGTCTCGGTGCTGGCCCTGTGCGCCGCGCTGGTGCAGCCGCGCACCGGGCGGCTGCTCGACGAGGGCCGGCTCAGCACCCGCACCGGGGTGTTCGCGGGTCTGCTGCTGACCACGGCCGGCCTGGCCGCGGTGGTGCTGCCCGGCCTGGCCGGCATCCTGGCCTCGGCCGTGCTGACCGGCGTGGGCACGGGCCTGATCACCCCGCTCGCCTTCGCCGCCCTGGCCGCGTCGACCCCCGAGGCCCGGCTGGGGCAGACGATGGGCACGGCGGAGCTGGGGCGCGAACTGGGCGACGCCGGCGGTCCGCTGCTGGTGGCCGGGGTGGCGTCGCTGGCCGGTCTGACGGCCGGGTTCGGGGTGCTGGCGCTGCTGCTGGCCGGGCGGGCCGTGCTCAGCCGGCCAGCCAGTCGTAGATCTCGGAGTACGTGACCGGGCCGGGCAGGTGCCCGCCGTCGTAGACGTGCTCCACCGCGCCGGGGATGCGACCGAGCATCCAGGTGGCGTGGTCGGCGGGCACCGCGGTGTCGTTCGTGCCGCGCCAGATCGCGACCGGGGCGGTGATGGTCGCCGGGTCGAAGTCCCACGGCCGGCTGAACGCGAGCGTGTCGTCGACCCAGCCGTCGATGCTGTCGGCGAACGTGGCCCGTAACCGCGCCATGGCCAGCGGGTCGTCGCGGGCGGGGGGCCCGGGCTCGCCGATGAACTCGGGCCCGCCCGCCGCCACCTGCGCCATCACCGACCTCGAGTGCTCGACGGTCTTTTCCCGTACGGCCGGTTCCTCGCGCGGCGGGCCGCCCGGCTTGATCCCCGACAGCACCGCGCACCGGGTGACCCGCTCGGCCAGCCGGGCGGCGCAGGCCAGCGCGTGCGGCCCACCGCCCGAGCCGCCGAAGACCCCGAACCTTTCCCACCCGTACGCGTCGGCCAGCACACGGACGTCGTCGGCGGCGTCGGCCACCGTCCGCCCGGGGCTGCGCGTGGAACCGCCGTAGCCGGGCCGGTCGTACACGAGCAGGCGCAGCCGGCTGCGCTCCATCACGTCGAGCACGTCGGGCCGCTTCCACCGGCTGCTCGGCGACCCGCCGTGGAAGATCACCGGGACGCCGTCGGCCGGGCCGTACAGGCAGTAACGGAGCACCCGGCCGTCGCCGAGAGCCACTTCGTACGTGTTGGGCAGGGTCATGACAGGGCGTCGAACAGCAACTGCGGGGCGAAACCGAGGGTGACGGCCACGACGGCCGCGGTGATCAGGGCGGCCGCCACCGGGCGGGTCACCGCCGGGCGCGGGTGGGTGGCCGCCTCGAGCAGGGCGGGGTCCGCGACCGCGATGCCGACGCGCGGCGGGGCGGCGTAGAGCAGGGCGGCCACGCGGATGTAGTAGGCCAGGGCGACCACGGCGTTGAGGGCCACGATCACGGCCAGCCAGGTCTGACCGCCGTCGATCAGGGCGTCCACGATCGTGACCTTGGCGAACAGGCCGGCCAGGCCCGGGGGCAGCCCGGCCAGACCGGCCAGGGCCAGCACGAGGGCGGCGCCCAGCCACGGGGAGCGGCGGGCGGCACCCCGATAGGACGTGATGTCGCCGCCGTCCCCGCCCGCCGGGCGCAGGGCCACGACCACGCCGAACGCGATGAATTCGAGAACCACGAAGAAGACCGCGTACGCGGCCGCGGCCCGCACACCGTCGGCGCCCAGGGCCAGCGGGGCCAGGATGTAACCGGCCTGCGCGATCGACGACCAGGCCAGCAGGCGGACCATGCGGGTCTGGCGCAGCGCGACCAGGTTGCCGACCGTCATCGTGACCAGGGCCAGCAGCGCGGTCAGGGTCGCCGCGTCGAGGCGGGTCACCACCGCGGCCAGGGCCAGCACACCGCCCAGCTTGGAGGCCGTGGAGAGGTAGGCGGCGACCGGCAGCGGAGCACCCTCGTAGGTGGCCGGGGCCCAGGCGTGCAGCGGGACGGCGGCCACCTTGAAGGCGAGACCGATCACCAGCAGGGCCACCCCGGCCT from the Paractinoplanes abujensis genome contains:
- a CDS encoding MFS transporter is translated as MTALRQYLGVWQLPGGRVLLSVGILARLGIGMTPLALLLLVQQATGSYAAAGLAGGVYALAGAALSPVAGRLADRIGPAPILATTAVLHPLALVALVLTSRGGAGVLPWIFVIAAFAGATYPPLSAAIRRAWTDMTEPGSGQHHLRGAAIAAETSLFELVFVLGPILVAAFVVVTSPAAALLGAAVATLLGTLWISRLPVMRRRHRAESDDAARGLGPLKVSGFPALLVCVIALGIGFGAAGVIVPAYASQHGGGDGLGGVLLGIWGVGSAIGGIWFGTRRPAMELPRQFAWLLGAVSLSFLVLAFMPSPLWLGVALVLGGAVIAPALTVETNLVGRLTPPAMLNEAYTWVVTVSVAGSAAGGATAGAIVDQPGGLGWAFALNAAVLMVAALVAAVPHGSIARADRRATARLSEALGR
- the htpX gene encoding zinc metalloprotease HtpX; the protein is MHSHHNGLKTAALLGLLTALILGAGYWLGGSGGLVFAVLISLAMNAGTYFFSDKLALRAMRAQPVSEAQFPELYAMVRELSQAARQPMPRLYVSPTPQPNAFATGRNPQHAAVAVTEGIVRLLSPRELRAVIGHELSHVYNRDILISSVAGALAGIITMFAQLAIFLPLGGSDDEDSPNPASLLLMLILGPLAASVIQLAISRNREFQADADGATLTRDPLALASALEKIQYGAQRLPLPADNRLTSAAHLMIANPFRGGGLAKLFSTHPPMEERVARLRQQAGAIQYVR
- a CDS encoding MFS transporter, with product MWPLYAAGFTTAFGAHAIAANLGGATSLIMLGALLALYDGAEVLLKPIFGSLADRIGLRPVLLGGLVAFAAASAVYVLADDPGWLWAARLGQGAAASAFSPSASALVARLNPAAKHGRAFGSYGFYKSIGYTLGPLLGAVLVWAGGLWLLFLVMTVMGVAVAIWAAVAVPSVPPLPKTRQTVVDLARRLADPAFLGPTSALAAATAALSVAVGFLPVLGREAGLGVIATGAAVSVLALCAALVQPRTGRLLDEGRLSTRTGVFAGLLLTTAGLAAVVLPGLAGILASAVLTGVGTGLITPLAFAALAASTPEARLGQTMGTAELGRELGDAGGPLLVAGVASLAGLTAGFGVLALLLAGRAVLSRPASRRSRST
- a CDS encoding alpha/beta fold hydrolase, giving the protein MTLPNTYEVALGDGRVLRYCLYGPADGVPVIFHGGSPSSRWKRPDVLDVMERSRLRLLVYDRPGYGGSTRSPGRTVADAADDVRVLADAYGWERFGVFGGSGGGPHALACAARLAERVTRCAVLSGIKPGGPPREEPAVREKTVEHSRSVMAQVAAGGPEFIGEPGPPARDDPLAMARLRATFADSIDGWVDDTLAFSRPWDFDPATITAPVAIWRGTNDTAVPADHATWMLGRIPGAVEHVYDGGHLPGPVTYSEIYDWLAG
- a CDS encoding NADH-quinone oxidoreductase subunit N, producing MRAQTVDHVSLLPLYAAAGTAVLVLLADLLLARRTAVFAALGLGGLATVAGAIVTGSRAGTFCDPTGGACSWEPSPPAATAAVVFAALTVGVLALSIPSLRLGTAPAGEFCFLLAASMTGGLVVGYAGDLITLIVGLETLTLPLYLLVGLRRFAPGERVTPSAASASVTFFLISVVSTAIALLGAALNYAATGALHFDRLVDGAGPAAPVAQAGVALLVIGLAFKVAAVPLHAWAPATYEGAPLPVAAYLSTASKLGGVLALAAVVTRLDAATLTALLALVTMTVGNLVALRQTRMVRLLAWSSIAQAGYILAPLALGADGVRAAAAYAVFFVVLEFIAFGVVVALRPAGGDGGDITSYRGAARRSPWLGAALVLALAGLAGLPPGLAGLFAKVTIVDALIDGGQTWLAVIVALNAVVALAYYIRVAALLYAAPPRVGIAVADPALLEAATHPRPAVTRPVAAALITAAVVAVTLGFAPQLLFDALS